Proteins encoded by one window of Lathyrus oleraceus cultivar Zhongwan6 chromosome 1, CAAS_Psat_ZW6_1.0, whole genome shotgun sequence:
- the LOC127098629 gene encoding uncharacterized protein LOC127098629, with protein sequence MSQHQDTSASKNTKSTPKFSVPPMGVPDDEILDVAPLSVIPTADIDLNQPISIDASASACSNQGNPSSILSGSTPVTKYKEGTHYIDRVIRDMVIRILNEGHSVKGVSTPLAQRYPPIEVEQPSGKGDDSSSSEKVLAAEGLRSLGQTVSEKGKSVASNTANASHSEKYDDANVVIDLEDGSSDDQEESLIHHIKPSVAKRMKTRKGKSVAELMSARKAKKVDVIGPSKPWSKVEIKKRKVRDDSEPKEDVEEDVPDISPTKKTTVRKSSIKVPVVHLDNISFHLEDEVAKWKFVIQRRVAVERELGKDVADVKEVMNLLQAAGILKTVVGFSQCYEGRNNEGAGELEVTYNQVCREITAKQVKVWPFKKYLPAGKLTIKYDILHKIGAANWVPTNHISTIANTLGRFIFAVGTKVKFDYGRYMFDQIIKHANTNAVKLPVAFPSMIYGIILNQHPDILCSNDLPSRRKPAMSVHYKLFEESHVEDIVMTSAMRRSVLKVGEIAELRETFKELGEWIRVATTRKQSLEALIESLEQDEGENVEHSNINHEEEAEAHTSSERSANNDDASGNSASGAAEEAANSSFTE encoded by the exons atgtcacaacatcaagaTACATCTGCTTCCAAAAATACTAAGTCTACTCCAAAATTTAGTGTTCCTCCCATGGGCGTCCCTGATGATGAGATTCTGGATGTTGCTCCTCTCTCTGTTATTCCCACTGCAGACATTGATTTGAACCAACCCATCTCCATTGATGCCTCTGCTTCTGCATGTTCCAATCAAGGTAATCCCTCTAGTATTCTGTCTGGTTCAACTCCTGTCACTAAGTATAAGGAAGGAACACACTATATTGATCGTGTTATAAGAGACATGGTTATTAGAATTCTTAATGAAGGTCACTCTGTGAAGGGGGTTTCTACTCCCCTTGCTCAAAGGTATCCCCCTATTGAGGTTGAACAACCTAGTGGTAAGGGTGATGATTCTTCCAGTTCTGAAAAGGTCTTGGCTGCTGAAGGGTTGCGCTCTTTAGGGCAAACCGTGTCTGAAAAAGGGAAATCTGTGGCCTCTAACACGGCTAATGCCTCCCACTCTGAGAAGTATGATGATGCAAATGTTGTGATTGATCTAGAGGATGGTAGCTCTGATGACCAAGAGGAAAGCTTGATTCATCACATAAAGCCAAGTGTGGCTAAACGCATGAAGACTCGCAAAGGAAAATCTGTGGCTGAACTTATGTCAGCTAGAAAAGCTAAGAAGGTTGATGTCATTGGTCCCTCCAAACCATGGAGCAAGGTTGAAAtaaagaagagaaaggtcagagaTGATTCTGAGCCTAAAgaggatgttgaggaagatgtccctgacatctcgCCTACGAAGAAAACTACTGTTAGGAAGTCTTCTATTAAAGTACCTGTTGTTCATTTGGATAACATCTCCTTTCATCTTGAGGATGAAGTTGCTaagtggaaatttgtgattcaGAGAAGGGTAGCTGTGGAAAGGGAATTGGGAAAAGATGTTGCTGATGTCAAGGAGGTCATGAACCTATTACAAGCTGCTGGGATTTTGAAGACTGTTGTTGGGTTCTCTCAATGCTACGAAG GCAGAAATAATGAGGGTGCAGGAGAATTAGAGGTTACATACAATCAGGTCTGTAGGGAGATTACAGCTAAGCAGGTGAAAGTTTGGCCTTTTAAAAAGTATCTTCCTGCTGGGAAGTTGACTATCAAGTATGATATCCTGCATAAAATAGGAGCTGCTAACTGGGTCCCTACCAACCATATCTCCACCATTGCTAATACTCTTGGGAGGTTTATTTTTGCTGTTGGGACAAAAGTGAAATTTGACTATGGTAGATATATGTTTGATCAAATCATCAAGCATGCAAATACTAATGCAGTTAAGCTGCCAGTTGCTTTTCCCTCTATGATTTATGGAATTATCTTGAATCAACATCCTGATATTCTGTGCTCAAATGATTTACCTAGTAGGAGAAAACCAGCTATGTCTGTGCACTACAAACTCTTTGAAGAAAGTCATGTCGaggatattgtcatgacatctgccatgAGGAGGTCAGTCTTAAAAGTTGGAGAAATTGCTGAGCTTAGGGAGACATTCAAAGAGCTAGGTGAATGGATTAGGGTAGCCACAACTAGAAAACAATCTTTGGAAGCCTTGATTGAAAGCTTGGAGCAGGATGAGGGTGAAAATGTTGAACATTCTAATATCAACCATGAAGAAGAAgctgaagcccacacctctagtgagaggtctgctAACAATGATGATGCGAGTGGCAATTCTGCTTCTGGTGCTGCTGAAGAGGCTGCAAACTCAAGCTTTACTGAGTAG